In Lolium rigidum isolate FL_2022 chromosome 7, APGP_CSIRO_Lrig_0.1, whole genome shotgun sequence, the DNA window agggccggcgagatgacccctactcttcaggatgtttccatgatccttggtctTCCTATTCAgagcgagccactgtgtatgaacacagcttctgatgggtggcgccaacAGATGGAAGCGCTTattggatcaggactaactttggacAATGCCCGGAAGGGGCCAACCGTGACACTGTCAAAACATACACCCGAGTGTACTTGTGAAATATATgctttcgaggactctctttgctgacagtggtgggaagttggcccattggtgttggctcaaggtgcttacggtgttggagcaccagTGGAGTTGGGGAAGCGcgacacttgcctacctctaccgacaggtgatgatttgctatctttactattcttctatagtagtctgctagacaaagtactaaccaaatgtcttatgtacgcagttggacgaaggttGTCGCAGgattgggagcggcggtattggtggatgtttgctcctactttccgtatggagctgggaccgcctatcagttgggcggcccaAGAGACTCAAGTAGAGGTCAGGCTCATTACCGGAACAACCTTGATCggaagcccacttgggcatacttgTGGGACAACAAACGATCCAATTGTCATGTACAGGcactacactgaggagttggacactcttacctgtGAGCAGGTAACCTTTCTGAAGTCATCACTCTTTTGCTATCCtattttcataaattccattggcgtgttgtaaattttgaaatatttgtatgctgcaggtggattgggagccatatggtagcttttactgtattggcgcggcgatgactgacctcaaccccaagtgcacggaggaatcgggtttctggcgtatgcgctgtccactcatatgcatgtgggcgGTTGAATACCACCAGCCGCCATGGTTTGCGAGTCGACGAGTCGACCGGTCGTTCTGAGCcagcgactcgtagactagtctagaCTAGTCTCGACTCAGCAAGACTCATgtttaataaaaatatataatttaGGATAAAAAATCATAGAATATAAGGCTTGGGACGAGGGAAAAACACCGGGCAGCAAATGGTTCAACACCGAAATTAAACAAACACAACACGTCTAACATTAAGTTACATAAACCAGGTCCAAATGCAAGTAAACAAATTCAACAGTTCAACAACAAAAACATTAGTGGCAGATTTCAGAAACAACACATCTTCAAGCAATCATTCATCAAGAAGCATGTCATCAATCTGAAACTCGACGTCTTGAACTTGATCATTTTTTGCAGCATCATTGTTATCCTAGACTAGTCTAGACTAGTCTCGACTCAGCAAGACTCATgtttaataaaaatatataatttaGGATAAAAAATCATAGAATATAAGGCTGGGGACAGGGGAAAAACCTGGGTAGCAAATAGTTCAACACTGAAATTAAACAAACACAACAGGTCTAACATTAAGTTACATAAACCAGGTCCAAATGCAAGTAAACAAGTTCAACAGTTCAACAGCAAAACATTAGTGGCAGATTTCAGAAACAACACATCTTCAAGCAATCATTCATCAAGAAGCATGTCATCAATCCGAAACTCGACGTCTTGAACTTGATCATTTTTTGCGACATCATTGTTATCCTCATCTTCACTCTCGATGCCTTTGTCAAGTTCCGCGGCTTCAGTTCAGCCCTTAACTCTTCATCATGCACAACCAGACCTTGTTCTTGAGTGGTTCCTAGTGTAGGTGAGAAAAGGGCCAATGGGTCGTGCACTAGActcgccaagatcaccacggGCTCTCCTAGGAAAGCTGCGACCTGCTAGACTACTTGAGGCACCCATGGCTTCATCCACTTGAGACCAAAGTAGTGGTGTGTCACCGTCCATGACTTGGGCTTGATCTTCATGGACCATTTCAACATTGATATCAACCCACTCATTATCCCATTGGAACTCCTCTAGGACAAGTGGGTTCGACTTCTTTGCTTTGGAGCCTTGCTCACGCAGATTTTGAAACCTAGCTTCCATTTGCCGGTTGTAGGAGACATATGATAGCTTGTTCAACCTCTTGTACTCAAGTCGGTTTCTCCCTTTGGTATGGATATGAGCAAAGACACTCCAATTGCGCTCGCAGCCAGATGCTGAACAACATAGGCTAATAATTCGCTTTGCAAGAGATTGGAGGTCAAAAGCAAGGCCACCATATGCACCCCACCAAAGAATAGGACTCTTTTTTCCACGGTCTCTAATTGCCATTGGCTTGGAGAAACAATCACCTTCACGAACGCTCATAGTCATCGGCCTCACTACTTATAGTATCTTGTAGCTCATGATCGAGTAACCATCTTCCATAACACATCATTGAACATTGAACGAAGCTGGCTAGCTTGTCTTTTGTTGGTCTCTCTAATGGCAAAGAATTTATTTGGGTTCAAGAACAATGCAGCCCCATGTAGCTTTTGTTCCATCTGATTATTCCACCTCCTATCAATAATTGAGACAACTTGATCTAGGAGGTTTTGCTTATGTGCCAATGCTTCGTTTATGTGCATCTTTGCACAATCCATGGCTGCCCACATTTCGGCCATAGCTGGAGTCTCATCACCATCGTAAATCCTCAAAGCTTTGAGAAGTGgccatgaagctctcatacaatgCTCCACCGATTGCCAAAATGACACGGATATGACGATTGCTTCAGCTGCCTTCCCCGCTTCGGTGATCCTTAATTTGTTTGCATACCATTGTTTGCTAACAAACGAGCTTTCAGTGTTGGCCTTTGTGTCCACATGCTGGCCAAAGTAAGGAATGATGTAGCAAAACGAGTTGCTCCGGGCCTCACAATATCTTTGTTACCATTCGGACTTCTCATTAAATCTagaatctttccatgggcataaaTAAATCTGGTTGTCCGCTTGGCTTTAGCAATGCGGATCCCAAACTCCTTGATCTTCCCAACATCCTCTAGCATAAGATCCAAACGAGTATGCAAGCACATGGTGTCCAATACGGTGTAGGATACTTCTCCATTAGAAGTCTACCAGCTGCCTTGTAGTTAGATCCATTGTCACTTACTACTTGGACTACCAATTCGGAACCAATTGCAtcaatttgttcactcaacaacTCGTGCTACCAGCTTTGCATCAAGCTGTTTCAGCGAAACATTAGCTGTCCCTAAGAAAAGGTGCCTGCTTGGACTATTGACTAGAAAGTTCAAGAGGTGTCGGCCACCCATGTCGATCCGACCATCGGACATGAGTGAGCAACCATATTCTTTCCATGCAGCCTTCATGCTTGCCTCTCAAACTGTCAGTCTTGACCTTGGCCTTCTCAAGCAATGGTACTCTAAGTCTCCAATAACTAGGTGAGATATAATCAGAACCATACTGCCCTATCGATTCCAACATGATCTCCCAACTCCTTGAGTTCACAACATTGAGTGGAAGACAATTCTCATACAAAAAGTCAGCTACATGATCATCAACAATCGCTTTTTGCTCCTTTGTCTTCTTGATGAATTGCTTCATTGTTAATTGCGAGCCCTTTGACATGTGTCTCTCAGAGAACCACCTCTTCCGGAGTCTTCCAAATCTCATCTCGCAATGGACTTTCCTTGCTTCTTTCTTCGTCGTGTTTGCTACATGAGCCGACCCATCCGATTTCCTTTTCCCGAATTATTggcgttggtgttggtgttggagcGAGTTGGAAGCTCTTGAACTTGCCGCACTGCATGGAAGTCTCTTGCAAGCAATCTCTTCAACATCTTCTTCACACCCTTGTTCGGCCTTCGCCTTCACCTCCCTCAACATTTTTGAATGTGAATGTGTTAGTCTTCAGGTAATCATGCATCTCTTTTTGAATTGCAGTGGTTGTTTTGGGGCACATAGTGACAATTGTAAACCCTCTGGCAAGATGCTTCTTCATCCTATTGACACCAGAACCAACTTTTTTGCCACACAGATTACATTGCAGCTGCAACCTATCCTCAAGATCACACATAAATGCATATTTCCATGCTGGATCTTTGCTCCTCCTTGGCCTCCTGTTAGGATCTTTGAATGGATCATAGCCCTCGGCACCTTCGACTTCGACTTGACTCGACCGAATGACTTGGGATATCTCTGGAGGGGCCATGTTGCTTCCTATGAATGAGATGGTGAGGGAACAGGGAAGCAGAGAGGAGGAGcccgtggcggaggaggagcctgtggcggaggtggcggcgccgcccggccAAGTTCTTGCAGAGGCGGCGGCCAAAGGAGAGGCCAAGGGAAAGGGTCGAGCGGGGATCAATCTCGATCTAGGTCGAGCCAGGCAAACGGGGAAAAATGGGAAGCACATCACTTTTTTTTTGGGTCGATCGACCCAAAAACGTCGACTTACCCTGACTAGTCTCGACTAGTCCATCGAGTCGATCGACTCGCGCGCTGAGTCGCCAGGCTGAGTCGGACTTCCCTTTGCGACTGGTCGACTAGTCGACGACTAGTCGCGACTAGTCTCTCGACTCGAAAACCATGCCAGCCgtacagagtgatgagacagtttgggttgTATCAGGATagcccacctcagtggcaagacatGGACCACGCGCTCCATAGGTAAACTTCTTGATTCATCCGATGGAAATTTGTTGATTCGAGCGATAGAATATTACTTCATCCATTGTGCTCCAatgtcttgcaggcttgatagaagGCAGCAGCGGACGTCGGCTTTGAAGACGAACGTCGCGGTTCGGAGCAGCCTCGTcgaaacggctaaggaccagaaaatTTTGGCCCCTGGATAGTTTGAGCTTCGGCCGTTCAACTTAGGGtttcacatctagggtttcacatgtagatCTAACCAAATCTATCAATTTATTGGATAAAAAGAAGGGAAAGGGAGGAGATTACCACAAGGAACGGGTTggaaacgatctccacggacagatccaaCGAAATCCACCAAGATTTGAGAGGGATTTGGATGGGGGAGAGGTGGGGTGgctggtcggaggaggaggaagaagagatgaGCAGGAAATGAGGAGAGGTCGGGTTGGGGCGGGCTCGGGcggccacacataagtggatgtgtggcgcccttcccatcggcgccacactttcaatgtgTGACGCCCATGGGAACGACGCCACACATCCTGACACGTCGGCTAGTCAACGGCGCGCAGCGTCGATCACGCCACGTCGGCATGGATGTGTGGCGCTGCTCGCATGggctgtgtggcgccgatggggagggcgccacacaaaagggttagtccGGTGAAATAATTTGGCCAGAGGGTCAAAATCGCCGGTTTCCATAGTATAGGGGTGGAAGTTGAACCAACTCAGAATTTAGGGTTGTAATGTGAACTTTGAGACAAGTTTAAGGGGGTAATATGGACTTCTATCTGGGAAGGAAACATAGACAGATGGTTGGAGAGGTTACAGATATCAAAGTCGTGAAAATGGCTCTGGTTTGGTCTCGACAAAGAATACTTCTCGGCAGCATATGATTAACTATTACGCGTGTTGATCACTGAGTCTATCCACAGTAACAATGAATTTTCTTACTGAAAGACTCGTAAATCCTGTAGCATCAACAGGATTATCTTCTTTAATTCTAGGTTTGTATGTGGCATAGGCATAACAATAGTTAAGCCCAGTTCATTGCAATATGAACAGCTACTCTCCATCGCGATATTGCACAAAGATCAAACATATATTAGTGTAAGTGTCTAAGCCCAGGATTTCACCTGATCAACTAGGGTTGTTTTTAGTGGATAATCACTACACATTAGGGGGTCGACAATCACTATACATTAGGGATGCAAGCGGCGCCCGCATCCTGTCCTGCTTGCAGCCCTACTACACATCCACGTTAGAGTAAATATGGAAAACTAAATAGTTttgaaggagaggaggaggtgccgGGCAGGTTTACCTTGGGAGAGGGAGCTCCAGCAGGTGGAGTCGACGGCGATGCAGGACTTCAGGCGCGCCGACGCCACCGCGGTGTGCAGGGGCAACAGCGTCTCCAGTCCCGCCACCGCCGACCTGCAAGAAAAGAACCTCGATGTAAACGCAAGCACACAGACCCGCGCCCATCGATACATCAATCTGCTGGTACGCCTAGTAATAACGTACCTGCGGAGGAGACGGGCGGCTCGTGCGGAGGAGGCAGACGGCAGGGACGAGCCGAGGCTGCGGCCGGCGAGGGGCGCCGGGCGGAGGGCTGCTctcgcggcggaggcggcggcgcggcccaaagATGCcatttctttcttctccttcggaCGTGCTCTGCGTCGAGGGCGTTAAACCCTTAGTGAGACCTTCAAAGCCCACCCTTTACTGGCCCACAAGGCCACAAATTGCTCAGCCACGATTGGTACAATTTACGATAATTGAGTTAGTACAAAATTAGATTTTCTATCATTGTGCTTGTTCGTGAGGTGAGTGTTGAGGTGGTTTCTGGAACTCTTCTTAACCCATAGGCTTAGCCAAAATATAATATATATGCGCCCAAACCAAATACTCCTTTTGCAGGAAAAAACAAAGTGTTCATCCAGAGTAATATATGTGCACGACTGTCTGCTTTGTTCGGGGCAAATAGTTGAAATGGATTTAGAATCAGAAACGAAACACAAATTGTAGTCGTGGGCCAATAAGTACAGCAGATGGGGAAATCTGCATTATATAAGGTGGTAGTATTGCATAAAATTCTGGCCGAGTAGCATGCAGAGTTTAATTAAGCTGTTCTTGCAGTAACAAGGAGGAGAAGATTTCTGATTCTTTTCTTTCAATATAATTGTACAAACTTCTTTTTAAAACGTACTTCTACAAACTTTTAGCATCGTCAAACAAAATTGGACTTACAAAACTTCACATGCCACTCTCTGATGCCTTGCAATTCCAGTGACTGTGTACATGCATATGCATGCCGAAAAAACCTTATCTTCATTTTGAACAGCAAAGCTCTGTGAATAGTGAGAAAATTGATTTAACAAACAATACACTAAGTGGATGTGAGTTACATGTGGTTCACttcgtcaccatcaacctcaTCCACATGCAAAATTAGTGGACCTGATGCTCCTCCTGACAGCTGCTATTGGCCTCAAGAGCAGGTCAAAACCACACAACAGCTCAGCGAATGATGCCTGGTGAATGATGTTCACAATTACATCACCAGGAATTCGCCACGAGAGCATGTCAAAACCATGCAACACATCAGCAGAACTATGTCCTTGGTCGGTTCAAACATCCAACACTTCAAGCACAAATTTCATGGCATGTCCAGTCTCCTGTTAGCGTCATAAGAAGATGCCAGCCTCCTCGCCCAGAGACTGTCCTCAGGCAACCAAGATATGGTGGAACCAATTGTCGCACACCACCTCAGGTTCAATAGGGCTGCCACGCTACATTCCTCGGTTGCTCCAAAAGCCTTAATGATACTTAGTTCAGCGTCTGGCTCTTCGCTGAGGATTAGATCCTCTAGAGCTGCTCCTTTCTCCTTGAGAACGCTTGCATCCTCAGATATCATCCTCATACTGAGAACCTGTAATGCCTCGACTGCAGTGTTGTACAATTTTTGATCCACGTAGGCACAGAATGTGTACCAAAGCGTTGATTCATTGGGCTGAATCTTTGCTCTGTGAATACACTCAAGAATACATTCAATAACGTGAATATTACCCTGTGAAGAATGACCAGACATGAGTTTAACTTTGACGTCATTTCAGTGAAATAAGAGTTGACAAATTATATCATAGACATACTCTTGCATTCGCATCTGAGAGTAATGTGTTGAAAATCCCTATATCAGGGTGAATTCCTTCAGTTAGGCATAAGTCCAACAGATCCAGTGCCCCCTCAAAATCATCTTTTGCTAATAGAACCTACCATGGACAAACATGACATCAGATTCAAATGGCGCACAGCCATTCAAATCAACTAAAACATACGAATAAGCAGTATGTTACATAGTGAGTAGTAACAGGCCCGCAGTTATCCAGCCTTACCTTCAGGAGAGATGTGTAAGTCACAACTGTAGGGCAGCAGCCATCTCGGAGCATCAAAGACAACAAGGTGCTAGCTGATTTGAAACACGGCAACAATTTGCAGCACTCTATCATGACAGTATAAATTGCAGTATTAGCTGGAAGACCACATGCTCTCATGATCTTGAAAGTTCTTATTGCTTTGTGTGTCTGCAGACCAGAAAGCGGTACATCAAATTCAACAAGTTCCATTGAAAACACAGGAAGCatacaacaaatggtaaaggacagTAGACTCGTACTTCCTTGGCCTTAACCAAGGCATGCAACACAATGCCGTAGAGATCACTCCTCTGATAAGGATCCATGTTAGATAAGACACTCTCAGCAACATTCAAGTACCGCAGCATTTCTTCTATCATTCCCTCAGCTCCAAAGGCTCGTATCTGAGATAACATAAAGTCGTAGATAAAACATCAAGACTTCAAATAATGATATCACAGTAAGAACTATGGAAGATCATACAGACAAGTGATTGAATGATCTTAGCAATCTAATTTGAAAATTATCATGGTAAAATTTCAAGCCAGTGAGGTCTTGAAGTATGACCGGGTAACTGATGATTAGTTTCACCATATTGTACAAGCCACAGATACAGAATCCCAGTAGATCATCAACACACAAGCAATATTGCGAATGACATTCACAGCAAAGTGCTTCCCACTCTCCTAGGTCTGACCAACACATGCATATTAGCAATTAAAATCCAGTCTTACATCACATGAAAATGATTCAGATATCCTATTCAGACAAATTAAAACATTGCTTCCCTTCTTTATgaagtactacctccattccaatgaataatGCTTACAGTATATTATTATTGGAAAATCAAACTTGACCAAGTTTCTataaaaaaatcattaacatgcaaactacaaaatcaatatcattagattcatcatgaaatatattttcatatgatataaaTAGAATATCATAGttgttgatagattcttctaaaagtttagtcaaactttaattgagttgacttttcaaaaaaaaaactgtatTCATTCAATGAATGTAGTATATGTTTATAACAGATTAGAAACTGGGAATGCTGGATAAGATAGGATATCATACAGGCCAATAAGCCATGGTATAGACTCAATAAATAACCTATTTTCATGAATGGACAGACTGTCATCAACAAACAACAACAATTTTCGACCAGCTTAGAGCATGATTTCTTAAAAGAATGG includes these proteins:
- the LOC124679509 gene encoding protein NONRESPONDING TO OXYLIPINS 2, mitochondrial-like; its protein translation is MASLGRAAASAARAALRPAPLAGRSLGSSLPSASSARAARLLRRSAVAGLETLLPLHTAVASARLKSCIAVDSTCWSSLSQGYALPL